From the Gossypium hirsutum isolate 1008001.06 chromosome A02, Gossypium_hirsutum_v2.1, whole genome shotgun sequence genome, the window GCCATTTACAAATATGAACAGGCCGAGATTTGGGCAagcataaagtatgttaatatcattATTAAGCCCGGCCAAAACCCAGCCCAACCCATGGGCACCTCTATAATCAACTACATTTTCACAACCCTTAATTCAACCTCCACGTTGATTTGGGGGACAGCTTTTATATTAGGGTATAGATGGCATGACAGAAAATTAAAGGTGATTACAATTTCATGCAAAAGATGCTACTTACCATTTTTATCCCCAGTGTCGGAGCTATCATCAGAAATTTTGCCTAAATGAAAAAGATGCTCCGAATAGTCAGCCAGGAATAGCGAAAACTCAGTGTAATCAGAgcattgaaagaaaataaataaacttaaattgaTAAAACTAGAAACTAAATCATAGCATTCTCAATTGAAAAAGAATATTGTGATGGCACCAAGACAGACTTCTCACAATCGAAGgcattacctttttttttttttttactttttttctctaGGCCACTTGGTGACTATCACTTGGTTAGATAATCAGTCTGACTATAATCCAAGGTGCTTGTTTGGAAGTATGTGggagaaagagagaaaatagaAATGCAAAACACTACAAAGAGGAATCAATTACATACACAAAAAAAGGACTCTCACTCTCTAACTTCTCAGAGATTATATGCTATTAACAAGGACTCAGGCAAAAATAGCATTTTGAGACAACTGTTGAGAAACTTATAATGTCAATTGGTGGCAGGTAGGTAACACGTGTAAAGAAGAAACAAAGCctgaaaagagatttttttttttttttggtatacgATCAAGTGGTTAATATCTAATGGGGAAAGCCTGCAAAGAGTTGAATGCTTAAAAACAATCACTTCCATCATTAGCTATAAGCTTTGGTTTATTCCTAACTTATTCACTTGGTCCAGCCAATGGAATGCAGATGAGCTCGAATGAATCTTACCATTCTCATGCACAGCAGCGGATGTAACCTTCAATGGAGATGCCTTCTCAGCAGAAGCTCTTGAAGGCCAACTTTCTGTGGGACGAATGATCAAAGCCCTTGGACTTTCCCTAGGGATAAAACCGGCATCAGCCTTAGGTGTGTTGGGTGTCTCTTCATCATTATTGAAAAATGGAACCTGCAGATATtgattaacaaataaaataaacatatgtTAGAATTGTAACCTCATATATCACACAATCTAATCATAGTTTAACTCAGAAATCAGAGCTACTAATTTCATAAGAAGTAGGACCCTCACCTTTGGACCATTATTATTAGGATAATATTTCCTTGCAGGCAACCTAATCCGCCTTTGGGAAAGGTACCGAGAAGTCAATAAAGGCGATATTCTAGCAGGAGCAGGTTTGTCCACCACCTGATAAAATCATTAGCAGTCAATCAATTGATACTATCGTATCTTAATTGAAAACAAGAGCATTGGTATCTTGAAGAGAGAAAGAATGATCTATAACAGCACGCAAGCGACTCAAACTAGAAAAACCTAAGCAAAGTCAGAAAGTTACAGGCATGCTGGAAATTCCATACTGAACCGACGGTGCAGTCCCAGCCTGACCAATTGACATTTGAGGCATTGCAGGGAGTGTACTGTAGGGGTTTATAATAGTCCCTGGTTGTACTACAGCAGCAGTCTGTGTAGCAGACCTGTCAAACAGAACATGCAGGATTAAGCTCCACATGAAAATCGCATAACTAATTGGATGACGGTGGAGAAAACATATTCAGGCACCCTTTTGCACAGACATGTGCAAAGGTACAAGAAAGAATTATGCTTAGTAATAACTATGCATATGCATGTAGGCAGGCATATATATATGCcagtaaaaaaagaagaaaaatctgaAGGATTACACATACGATAGGCCAATATTATTCTGACCAAAAATGCCAGATCCACCACCTATAATGTCAGCAACATCATTATAGTCAGAATCATCAAAGAAAGCTCAAACTTCAATGAGAATATTCAAGATAAAACTTCTCCTACCAGGTTGTGTCTGACCAAAATTGCTAAAGCTGAAAGCACCACCGGTCTGAGCTGGTTGAAAAGGTGAAGCAAAAGAAGGCTGCACAAACAGGAGTCAAACTACAAACTTAAGGCTCAAAAACAGGTAAGAAAAGCATGCATGGTTATTACATAAAGACTCATGTACAGACCTAGAGAGTACTATAGCAAATTATAATAAGCAAAACTCCTAGAGTCTTAAAgctcataaaaaatttaaaagctacCCTCATAAAAATATCAACAATGAATCTTCATTCAACAAAAGGGTAGGCACCTAAACGCAGAAATTAAATCAGATATCTACTCAACTTATCAATCAATCATACACCACAGGGTTCAATAGTGGACAATTAGTTGGAATTCTTAATccaataaaagaaagaagaaaaggcaGGTAATTCTGTGAGCAGCAACAGTGTGATGAAAATGTACAGAAAAAGAGAACTTGGTCAAAAAAGGCAACAAACTTTATAGCATCTTTCTGTAACCAAATAACAGAAGCTAAGGAtcataaatataatgaaaaagaaagatgattgTAAATATTTCACAAGTGGCTTACAGTTGTTGGGCCGAAGGCCGCTGGGTTGCTAGAAGGAGCCAATGATAGTGAGCTTGAAAACATATTCCCACTAAATCCAGTGGAAGGTGTGTTGAAAATGCTTGTTTGACCGAAGTTACTAGTATTCTGTCCAAAGGTAGAGGTCATCTGGCCAAAAGCATTGCCTGTCTGTCCAATTGCAGGGGAAGAATTGAACAGAGGTGATGTCTGACTGCTGCCAAAATTTATGCCTGGGGCAAATGCTGAAGTTGTTGCTGGAGCTGCACCAGTACCAAAAATGGACGGTGAAGATGAAAATGGAGTGACAGATGAGCCAAAAAGAGATGAACCGGTTCCAAATGTAGGAGTAGATGATGAACTAAATAATGAAGTTGAAGAAGCTTGACCAAAAAGGCTTGATGATGTTGGTTGAAAGGGGTTTGATGTAGTAGTCGAGGTTGCAAAACCTGTACTATTGAAGGATGGAGGTTTTAAACTAAATGGGTTGGTACTTGAGCTGGAAAAAGGATTTGCAGATGTTTGGCCAAATGTTGAAGAACCGAAAGGATTTGTAGATACAGGTGACGCACCAAACCCAATCCCTCCAGTAGCCTGAGCAGCTGGCTGCAGTCCACCTGATATTTCAAATTAGTACAGCAAGGTGGTGAACgtcaaacaagaaaaaaataattaaactttcaGGGTTTTACAATATTTTACAAAGGTACCTTTATCTCCTAATTGATAATCCTCCCATCTCAGCTCCTCGTGACTTTTATCTTTATAAACAGGCATTGCTGAAATTGACCCCAACTTTGCACCTGGCTGTCCACTCCCACTATCTGCATCAGTTGTAGGTGTGTAAGGAGCTACTCTACTTCCCCCACGTTGACCTCCAAAAGGAGACTGGCCGAGACTAGTGCTTCCAAATGCTGGGGCAGAAGATTGACTTCCTGCATGAGAAATCAAATTCAATTTTATGTGCACATGCTCGCGCAAGAATCAACTTGCACTAACAACATGGAAGGCCTATCAAACTATATATTTTGCCTAAACCATACAAATAATTTCAGTTTTTAGTGGATCATGAAGACTAATTACACACCGAAAGGAGAACTCTGGGCTCCAAATGAGGTTGTTCCAAATGGACTACTACCAAATGCTGGCGTTGATTGGCCAAAAGCTGGGCTAGACCCAAAGCTGAACGATGGAGTAGAAGATGCTCCAAAAGCAGGAGTGCTTGAACCCCCAAAAGCAGAACTTGAAGCTCCAAAAGCAGGAGTTGCGGAAGTGCCAAACGCAGGTGAGCTTGATGCCCCAAATGTACCTCCAGTTCCAAAAACTGGGGCATTAGACACACCAAATGCAGTTCCAGTGCTCCCAAATGCTGGACTTCCAGTTGAACCAAATGCAGGGGTGCTCGTGGCATCAAATGCGGGGGTACTTGAGGCACCAAACGCAGGGGTGCTTGTGGCACCGAAACCTGGAGTGCTTGAGGCGCCAAACGCAGGGGTGCTTGTCGCACCAAAAGCCGGGCTACTAGTGGAACCAAAGGCAGGACTAGAACCAAACGCTGACTGAGTTGAACCAAACGGTGTGGAGGAACCAAATATACCACTACCAAATGCAGGTTGTGATTGCTGATTTGTGCTTCCAAAAGGATTTGATTGGGTGGGACTTGACCCAAAGCCAAATGCAGGCTTCTGACCAAAAACAGAAGACCCTATCCGAAACAAAGTCAAAAGACACCAAGTTACCCAAGAGCTAATGATTAAAAAGTCGACACATATAATTAAAAGCTGATTACCATAAATTAACATACAAGGAAATAGAAGTGCCCCTCATGATCACATTTAAGGCCTAATTGAAAATGTGCTATGTTTTTTAGAAAGTCTCTTACTAATAAACACTAAATTTTTCTATCTCCATGAAATAAAAGTGCAATTAATTGTAATATTGATACACATATGAATGCATTTATTTGTATAATAATGCCATGACCTACACATATTTGGTATTGGAATGCTACCATTAAAGCATCACAAAATATGAATGATCTACACATTACTCTAAAGTCAGAAGAGAATTCATACAGGTAACTAAACAACCCTAACAAAGTAGATTAATAGTGACTCTTCCTTGAAGATATcagttgaattttagaatttttatgtaTGACAATCATATTATCAATATATCAACAGAACCAATATGCAATGAACCGAATGAAGGATAACTTAATCataataatagaaaagaaaaagacatACAGACTCTTACCACCAAAAGATGATGATGAACTGCCAAAAGTGGGAGTAGATGAACCAAAAGCTGGAGATGAAGAGGCACCAAAGGCAGTTGTTGAGGAGAAGGGAGAAGAAGATTGGGCCGCACCAAACACTCCAGTAGAAGTACCTCCAAATACCGAACCCCCTGTTTGGGAACCAAAAGGGTTTGGACTACTGAAGGAAGGTTTAGGTGCAAATGGATTGCTACTTGCACTGGTCTGCCCAAAAACAGATTGGGATGCAAATGGGCTACTTGATGATTGCCCAAAAGCTGTTGAAAAGAGTTTCTGACAGTTAACTTAATTGTTTAAAAAGATTCTTAAGTAATAAcaaatttattctaaaaaatgATGAAGTGTAAAGCAGgttaaaggtatatatatatacatatatatatagcaaatAACAGAGAATGAATATTGACCGGTAACAGTTACCAAGGAACAGAACACCAACAACATACTGGTAAACACTTTTGGTGTGATGAAGTGCAGtagtattttataaataaataaataaaaaggcaCCAATGAAGGAAGAAGAATTAGAAGATAACAATGATCTGTGCATATCACGGATGCAACATGTAAATGCTTCTTGCATAATTAAGCTAATCTTCAATCTGAAAACCAATCAAACTCCTGAATTTCACAATGGCTACTTTTAAAAAGGAACGGAAGAAATTATGCATTCATCGAAACAACAGCTCAACATGTAAAATCAGAATATGATTTCAACGGGAAAGAGTGAAAGGTAAGAGAAAGTCTCACGATTAGTTGTACCAAACATCTTCGTCTACGTAGTTATTTACTCCACAGGTCCTTGATCTCAAACTGAGAAAAGAAAACGAAGCAGAAAGCTGATTTAAACAAACATGGAAACTAGAACcagtaatgaataaataaattcaacTAAATCCATActaaaacatgaattaatattgcgaaaaataaatcaaatgcggCAAACGTGATACCCCGAACCAAACTCGGGATCCGTTTCTTCGATCAAAAGAATCCATCATTCAGTAACGATTGAAAAGGCGTTTCAACcgtttcatttaattttatccCTCCAATTCATTTACTTAAAACTAAATACACAggcacatatatataaaaataaatagtcAAAGAGGGAAAGAAGATATACCGGGAAAAAAAAAGGTGTTCAATAGCAATTATATGTACTTTCCAATTGTGAAACCTGTTATTAAAGAtgaccaaaaaaagaaagaatcagCATGTATTATGAAGCAGTTTATGCAGTGGAAGTGCGAGtgagaaaagatgataaattaggGTTTGGGAGAGGGGGAACCTTTTAGGACGGATCTGAATCCAGAGGTTTGTTTATTGCGTGGGAGAATCAGAAAAGAAAGGGTGTGAAAGAAGAAGGGAGAGAAGAAGACCCACGATGGCCAAAACAACCAAACCAAGCGGAAATCATACCGGGAGCAAGGAGAAAAGCTTTGTAGGATCGGGTGATCCACGTAGCTTTGTTAGTTTGTGTAACCGGAAAAAGACATTATTTAGTGTCTAAATTagtaaaaaccaaaaattttaattttcatccaACTAAAACTCTATtttgacatatatatattttaattttaattatatacattttattacttcaatcaattatatatttctattaatttgtatatttatatatctgTAATTTCTATACACAAACTCGTGTGATATAATatctaatattaaatttataattttttataatattaatttttgtttaaaaaatttaaagtattatttgataaattaaaaaattaagtattgaaaatttaaatactgaatttaaattataaaatattttaaaatattacttaaaattaattatgaaatataattaaattatttgataaatatatttttaaattataaaaaataaaattttaaattttagccttaatttttaaacatttcactttattctaaacaaaaatcaaattttaaagcaaattttttacataataatataatattaaaataaataaaataaaatagaattaattgaaaatattctccattaaattttaaatagctcttatttacttattatttgtcacacttttttatataaaaattcttttaggttttattttgaattattatacatgcataaaatattaaatttcaattgatttaatttttttcaatgatCTATCAAATAAGGTTTAATTTAGAAtcagttatttaattttaaaatatttaaatattaaaaaatataaaaattcatcatgatttaaataatattattaataatttcttacaagttattcatttcatatacatggataaattaatttattttaattttaaaattgctaaaattataattttgtatttatttttgctctactttaatttgtaattaactcttattatatttgaaaaatataaatttaatttgataaattttattaatatgtgtttttttaaactatattttaaggCTAACAATTTAATATTCATTGTCGAAACTACTTTTTTGAAAAgatcgactttttattttaaaaatgaaaatgagagtcgccaccattctttttttaataaggtatattttgatttattaaaaaacgattttggtctacgaaattcaagaaaatgggttcgggagttggttacttGCGTGGAAGGAAtttattaattaatgtcttaatgtcaaaaatttgaaaacttgaaagaatttacaATACGATTCatgtttttattaatgttaatttaaaaaaatggttgaataaattgaaaagaatgtCAAAGACCCTCTCGTCTTGAGATAACAAATGTcgcatcccgtaagttaggacactgcATTTTGAACCCTCAAGAATAAGcttgcttttaaaattttttatttaaatttcacgtattttaattgtaaaaggatatttggctatttaggtttaacgagaaaatcgaaaccctaTAAGTTAAGATACGATTTCTCGAATCTCTAAAATACGAAATGTTgcctatttttaaaagttttttttttgaatttgggtGAAAATTAAtgcaatatttaaaaatttgtatatgaataaaatattgtaCCAATGAATAACAACAATATGAAAATGCTCATAAATAATTCCTAGTACATATAATGgcaataatcacataatatcacTTTAGTACCAATACAATCAAttaaagaaagataaaataaaataaacaacaaataGTTTCaatgataacaaaaataaaataggcACCAAACAAgacaaaatcattttttaaaatataatatgacaagtgaacaaataaataaatacaatagataataataataataataataataataataataataaccgaATAGATAAATGGGtaccaaatgaaaaataaaataaaaccaaaaataaagaacaaataaaaagctaaataaaataaaataaataaataaataaaataataatagactTAAATGTAACCCAAATTAAATCAATAGGATAGATTAAAGGACTAATTAGCAAGGCGCGAAAACAAACAGGGACTAAATAGGCAAATAACCCAATTCTCCTAGACACGCGTCCCTTCTCTAGGAGATCAgtgagctaaggactaaattgaaacacgTAAAAGTTCagtggccaaattaaaaaaaaaatgaaaataggactaaattaaaacaacccaaaaatGCGAAAGGACTAGGGGCGTAAATAGCCTAAAAATTGAAAACATGCGGATCCCccttggagcgggtcgggtcgcgcgcaGATTGGTTTTAAACGACTCCCTTTTGGGCGTTTGGGAGCTGAGTGAAACAGCGTCGTTTCActaggctatttaagccaaaatttcttcaaaaaaaatctcatttctcttctctttttttttttaaaaaaaaagaattccccttttatctcaaaatttcttcCTTTCTCTGGCCTAGGATTTTGGCAAGTCCCACAGCAGCCACCGGTCGCCGGCGACTGGCTTCGCCGCTCCCGGTGGCCAGAAAATGccaaatataccatttttatCCCTTTTTTAGCCTAAGTTTAGATCCAAGGGTGAAAACcctaaaaaaggaagaaaaggttCGGCCCACGCCCTTTATGACCTCTCGTGTGCCTTCTTCGAAGCCTGAATGAAACCCCAAAAAGTTTTTAGGGTTTTCGTGACAGAAGAAACCTCCGATGATGGATATGTACAAAGGAAGCGGGTAAGTTTCAAcacctttcccttttctttatattttaattataaaataaatttgtaaaaaatgataaataaaaaatcacctttaaagattaaaatttgatttctaaCTTTTCTTTGATTTTGCTCTTTGTTTTGATTACTCTGGTGTGCGTAAAAAAATACAAGTAATTTATGTGACCTATTTTATAGCCGAAATACAagattcttttttgttttctttgcttttgtttgctactgtttctttttttcttcgtTGTCCTCTGCTTTACGTGTTGCAAGTGGTGGCAGAGAAGCGTCAGACGCGTGTGGAGAGGCAGCAGCAAGCGCGGTGCCAGGGATAGGCCTAAAGTTCGGCGACTAGGGTTTCTACCCTTTCTTTTTTGCTGAAAATGTTAAGATTATGGGCTTATTgggctagggttaattttgtgCTATGGGTTTTTGTTGTATTTTGGACCATTTGTTTTGTAATTTGGACTGTTTTATATGGACTATTaagatttattttggtttttatttttgtttatttttgggtcttgggcccgggctaaattggcccaTTACAACTGCCCTTCTTTGCTCAGTGTTGTGTAACGAGAATGTAGCAAAAACTTCAAAAAGGACCAATTTTTCCTGGTCTTACcgaatcttgacttctttggtgcttcttttcttcaagtagcctcatttcatcccactgcatcttcaggggtataggaattaGTGCTTGGATCTACcccactataacttcagggagattAGTCTCACATCtacaatctgctccactgtaacttcagggagataagatttgtaactcgtagatttaatctgttccaccacaacttcagggaaataagatttgcatcttcaatatgctccactgtaacttcagggagataagatttatgggctcaatctgttccactgcaacttcagggagataagatttgtggctctaatctgctccactgcaactttagagaaaTAAGATttatggcttcaatctgctccactgcaactttagagagataaggtttgtggcttcaatctgctccactgcaacttcagagagataagattcgccacgATGACTTAAATTCGTCCCATTGTAACTTCAGGGGTGCAGGATTTGTGGTTTTACTAATCTGTTATGccattctctagggaacatgacatGTAAAATCCATTTTATGGGCCTATCTTTATGTCTAGTGATTGGGATGTTATgatcaaatgaatcaaatgctcttaactagatatgtatgaatgatgtttgcatgaatgcagaatgtcattcatttttttagaataatccccttttaatgcttaggttaacaCTGCTCGTTGTTCaccaaggttctatcactgatgtatTACCCTGCCTTCTTATTCAGCTGGTATCTTTGATCGAGAACCTGAAAAAATAATCACcaatttagattattttttcCAAGTATTTTCAACTCTTAAATCTGGTTAGTTCTGACTAGTGGTCCTATTTTAgatccttgtactatttagaaaattttttagagCAATATGAAGAAatccttttacttgaatattattagtccattagtcgttattttaatgaaaaatgcttgaaaaatatcGTAACAATGGACAAGATTGAAATTGATTGGAAGGAGggcttgaaatgaataaattaatcaaagataaCAAATACTGTTAAAATACAATATGAATAAGATGAAAACTAGGTGCtccagatatcgtagcatgagcttctctgcacaaacttCTCGAGGACCATTTTGAGCCTGATATGTGTCTAAGAGATCCTGAGTATTTTGTTGATGCCCTAAGATGTAACGTTCCACCTCATTGTTAATTTTGAGAAGACAAGATTACCACATACCCCCTtttcgatcaaaatttgaattgccctttcctgggttttcaactcaaaacccctttggtcttaaAGCGCCCTTTGTGAGTTTTCGCCTTAGCCTCTcttttttttaggtgaagtacttcttgactgaatccTAATTTATAGGATTAGGTAGGTTTTTGCCATCCATCTAGGTCAAAATTAGCGCTCCTCCAGAAAATACCTTCTTTACcatataaggtccttcccaatttggcatccatttccctctgaaatccttttgtatgaGCAGGATCATTTTCAATACTAGGTCCCCCTCATGAAATTCCCTGGGGTGAACcttcttgtcataagctcgcatcattcgcttttggtacatctaACTATGATGAATAGCTTTAAGCCTTTTTTCTATAATCAAATTCAGCTGATCATATCAAGACCGAAtctattctgcttcatctaactttagttttgacaaaactcggagagagggaatcTCAACCTCAATGGGCagaactgcctccattccataaaccaatgagaaataCGTTGCCCCGGTGGAAGTTCTGACAAACATTCGATAAGTATAGAGgacaaatggtaacttctcatgccaatctttataagtctcagttATTTTCCCCAtgatcttcttaatgttcttattggctacgtccaccgcaccattcatttttgggcgatatggtgacgagttgtggtgcttgatcttaAATTGGCTATAGACCTTCGCTTTCGTGCTGTTGTTCACATTCAATATATTGTTAGATATAATCATGTCCAGCATCCCATACTGACATATGATctattttttcaagaatttgctgactgccGACTTTTGGCGTAAGAAGTGGCCTCTACCCATTTGGTAAAGTAATAAATGACCACGAAGATGAATCGATGCCTATTAGAAGCTTTAGGTGAGATCAAttcaatgacatccatgccccacatggaaaaaggCCATGAAGAAGTCAAGACATGAAGAGGTGAAGAAGGCACATGAATtgtgtctccataaatttggcacttatgacatctcttggcgtaactaatacaatctccttccatggtggaccaataatacctgaatctcatgatttgcct encodes:
- the LOC107951188 gene encoding nuclear pore complex protein NUP98A isoform X7, giving the protein MFAFGQSSSSPFASQSVFGQTSASSNPFAPKPSFSSPNPFGSQTGGSVFGGTSTGVFGAAQSSSPFSSTTAFGASSSPAFGSSTPTFGSSSSSFGGSSVFGQKPAFGFGSSPTQSNPFGSTNQQSQPAFGSGIFGSSTPFGSTQSAFGSSPAFGSTSSPAFGATSTPAFGASSTPGFGATSTPAFGASSTPAFDATSTPAFGSTGSPAFGSTGTAFGVSNAPVFGTGGTFGASSSPAFGTSATPAFGASSSAFGGSSTPAFGASSTPSFSFGSSPAFGQSTPAFGSSPFGTTSFGAQSSPFGSQSSAPAFGSTSLGQSPFGGQRGGSRVAPYTPTTDADSGSGQPGAKLGSISAMPVYKDKSHEELRWEDYQLGDKGGLQPAAQATGGIGFGASPVSTNPFGSSTFGQTSANPFSSSSTNPFSLKPPSFNSTGFATSTTTSNPFQPTSSSLFGQASSTSLFSSSSTPTFGTGSSLFGSSVTPFSSSPSIFGTGAAPATTSAFAPGINFGSSQTSPLFNSSPAIGQTGNAFGQMTSTFGQNTSNFGQTSIFNTPSTGFSGNMFSSSLSLAPSSNPAAFGPTTPSFASPFQPAQTGGAFSFSNFGQTQPGGGSGIFGQNNIGLSSATQTAAVVQPGTIINPYSTLPAMPQMSIGQAGTAPSVQYGISSMPVVDKPAPARISPLLTSRYLSQRRIRLPARKYYPNNNGPKVPFFNNDEETPNTPKADAGFIPRESPRALIIRPTESWPSRASAEKASPLKVTSAAVHENENPAENGHVKERIHPVKGNQKANGVHDDHSAQKESCMTLNGHRAGEAAIVYEHGADIEALMPKLRRSDYYTEPRIQELAAKERAEPGYCRHVKDFVVGRHGYGSIKFLGETDVRRLDLESLVQFNNREVIVYMDDSKKPPVGQGLNKPAEVTLLNIKCFDKKTGQQYTDGPKIEKYKEMLKRKAKDQGAEFISYDPIKGEWKFRVNHFSRYKLEDEDGVKMWGVADS
- the LOC107951188 gene encoding nuclear pore complex protein NUP98A isoform X4, whose translation is MFAFGQSSSSPFASQSVFGQTSASSNPFAPKPSFSSPNPFGSQTGGSVFGGTSTGVFGAAQSSSPFSSTTAFGASSSPAFGSSTPTFGSSSSSFGGSSVFGQKPAFGFGSSPTQSNPFGSTNQQSQPAFGSGIFGSSTPFGSTQSAFGSSPAFGSTSSPAFGATSTPAFGASSTPGFGATSTPAFGASSTPAFDATSTPAFGSTGSPAFGSTGTAFGVSNAPVFGTGGTFGASSSPAFGTSATPAFGASSSAFGGSSTPAFGASSTPSFSFGSSPAFGQSTPAFGSSPFGTTSFGAQSSPFGSQSSAPAFGSTSLGQSPFGGQRGGSRVAPYTPTTDADSGSGQPGAKLGSISAMPVYKDKSHEELRWEDYQLGDKGGLQPAAQATGGIGFGASPVSTNPFGSSTFGQTSANPFSSSSTNPFSLKPPSFNSTGFATSTTTSNPFQPTSSSLFGQASSTSLFSSSSTPTFGTGSSLFGSSVTPFSSSPSIFGTGAAPATTSAFAPGINFGSSQTSPLFNSSPAIGQTGNAFGQMTSTFGQNTSNFGQTSIFNTPSTGFSGNMFSSSLSLAPSSNPAAFGPTTPSFASPFQPAQTGGAFSFSNFGQTQPGGGSGIFGQNNIGLSSATQTAAVVQPGTIINPYSTLPAMPQMSIGQAGTAPSVQYGISSMPVVDKPAPARISPLLTSRYLSQRRIRLPARKYYPNNNGPKVPFFNNDEETPNTPKADAGFIPRESPRALIIRPTESWPSRASAEKASPLKVTSAAVHENGKISDDSSDTGDKNENPAENGHVKERIHPVKGNQKANGVHDDHSAQKESCMTLNGHRAGEAAIVYEHGADIEALMPKLRRSDYYTEPRIQELAAKERAEPGYCRHVKDFVVGRHGYGSIKFLGETDVRRLDLESLVQFNNREVIVYMDDSKKPPVGQGLNKPAEVTLLNIKCFDKKTGQQYTDGPKIEKYKEMLKRKAKDQGAEFISYDPIKGEWKFRVNHFSRYKLEDEDGVKMWGVADS
- the LOC107951188 gene encoding nuclear pore complex protein NUP98A isoform X6 encodes the protein MFGTTNPFGQSSSSPFASQSVFGQTSASSNPFAPKPSFSSPNPFGSQTGGSVFGGTSTGVFGAAQSSSPFSSTTAFGASSSPAFGSSTPTFGSSSSSFGGSSVFGQKPAFGFGSSPTQSNPFGSTNQQSQPAFGSGIFGSSTPFGSTQSAFGSSPAFGSTSSPAFGATSTPAFGASSTPGFGATSTPAFGASSTPAFDATSTPAFGSTGSPAFGSTGTAFGVSNAPVFGTGGTFGASSSPAFGTSATPAFGASSSAFGGSSTPAFGASSTPSFSFGSSPAFGQSTPAFGSSPFGTTSFGAQSSPFGSQSSAPAFGSTSLGQSPFGGQRGGSRVAPYTPTTDADSGSGQPGAKLGSISAMPVYKDKSHEELRWEDYQLGDKGGLQPAAQATGGIGFGASPVSTNPFGSSTFGQTSANPFSSSSTNPFSLKPPSFNSTGFATSTTTSNPFQPTSSSLFGQASSTSLFSSSSTPTFGTGSSLFGSSVTPFSSSPSIFGTGAAPATTSAFAPGINFGSSQTSPLFNSSPAIGQTGNAFGQMTSTFGQNTSNFGQTSIFNTPSTGFSGNMFSSSLSLAPSSNPAAFGPTTPSFASPFQPAQTGGAFSFSNFGQTQPGGGSGIFGQNNIGLSSATQTAAVVQPGTIINPYSTLPAMPQMSIGQAGTAPSVQYGISSMPVVDKPAPARISPLLTSRYLSQRRIRLPARKYYPNNNGPKVPFFNNDEETPNTPKADAGFIPRESPRALIIRPTESWPSRASAEKASPLKVTSAAVHENENPAENGHVKERIHPVKGNQKANGVHDDHSAQKESCMTLNGHRAGEAAIVYEHGADIEALMPKLRRSDYYTEPRIQELAAKERAEPGYCRHVKDFVVGRHGYGSIKFLGETDVRRLDLESLVQFNNREVIVYMDDSKKPPVGQGLNKPAEVTLLNIKCFDKKTGQQYTDGPKIEKYKEMLKRKAKDQGAEFISYDPIKGEWKFRVNHFSRYKLEDEDGVKMWGVADS